The Solibacillus daqui genome has a segment encoding these proteins:
- the atpF gene encoding F0F1 ATP synthase subunit B: MFLDYLVLGAGATKINLGDIIATLVIFLGLMALLKKFAWGPLMGIMREREELVASGIDAAEKAKKETQALLEEQKSLLKEARTEAQSIVEGAKKQGEATREEIVSAARAEANRLKESAVRDIEAEKEKAIAAVREEVVSLSVLAASKVLGKEISEADNSALIKETIAKAGEAK; encoded by the coding sequence GTGTTTTTAGACTATCTTGTACTAGGTGCAGGCGCTACTAAAATCAACTTAGGTGATATCATCGCGACTTTAGTTATCTTCTTAGGTTTAATGGCCCTTCTTAAAAAGTTCGCTTGGGGTCCTTTAATGGGTATCATGCGCGAGCGTGAAGAATTAGTGGCAAGTGGCATTGATGCTGCTGAAAAAGCTAAGAAAGAAACGCAAGCACTATTAGAAGAACAAAAGAGCCTTCTTAAAGAAGCTCGCACAGAAGCGCAATCTATCGTAGAAGGCGCTAAAAAGCAAGGCGAAGCAACTCGCGAGGAAATCGTGTCAGCTGCACGCGCTGAAGCTAACCGTCTAAAAGAATCTGCAGTTCGTGATATCGAAGCAGAGAAAGAAAAAGCAATCGCTGCGGTACGCGAAGAAGTGGTTTCATTATCAGTTCTTGCTGCATCTAAAGTTCTTGGAAAAGAAATTTCTGAAGCAGACAACAGCGCATTAATTAAAGAAACGATTGCGAAGGCAGGCGAAGCGAAATGA
- the atpA gene encoding F0F1 ATP synthase subunit alpha: protein MGIKAEEISSLIKQQIEGYQSELKVSEVGTVITVGDGIARAHGLDNAMAGELLEFSNGVMGMAQNLEEGNVGIVILGDYLGIKEGDEVRRTGRIMQVPTGEALIGRVVNPLGQPVDGLGPINTTTSRPIESPAFGVMARKSVHEPLQTGIKAIDALVPIGRGQRELIIGDRQVGKTSVAIDTILNQQGEDMICIYVAIGQKESTVRGTVETLRKHGALEYTIVVTASASQPAPLLYLAPFAGVSMAEEFMLDGKHVLIVYDDLTKQASAYRELSLLLRRPPGREAYPGDVFYLHSRLLERAAKLNETYKNGSITALPFVETQAGDISAYIPTNVISITDGQIFLQSDLFNSGVRPAINAGLSVSRVGGSAQIKAMKKVAGTLRLDLASFRELESFAQFGSDLDAITLKKLERGKRTVEVLKQDLNKPLKVEKQVAILYALTKGHLDDIPVQDIVRFENEFLSWLDSNHTNVLDHVRTTKELAPDAEYIEAINAFKKTFAKSE, encoded by the coding sequence ATGGGCATCAAAGCTGAAGAAATCAGCAGTCTGATTAAACAGCAGATTGAAGGTTATCAATCGGAATTAAAAGTAAGCGAAGTAGGTACAGTTATCACTGTTGGTGACGGTATCGCTCGTGCTCATGGCCTCGACAACGCCATGGCTGGAGAGCTTTTAGAGTTCTCAAACGGTGTTATGGGTATGGCACAAAACCTAGAAGAAGGTAACGTTGGTATCGTAATTTTAGGGGACTACCTAGGCATCAAAGAAGGCGATGAAGTTCGTCGTACAGGTCGTATTATGCAAGTTCCAACTGGGGAAGCGTTAATTGGACGTGTTGTAAATCCACTTGGACAACCAGTTGATGGTTTAGGACCAATCAACACAACTACTAGTCGTCCAATCGAGAGCCCAGCTTTCGGTGTAATGGCTCGTAAATCAGTACATGAACCATTACAAACTGGTATCAAAGCGATTGACGCTTTAGTACCAATCGGTCGTGGTCAACGTGAGTTAATCATCGGTGACCGCCAAGTTGGTAAAACATCTGTAGCGATCGATACAATCTTAAACCAACAAGGCGAAGATATGATTTGTATCTACGTTGCAATTGGTCAAAAAGAATCAACTGTACGTGGTACTGTTGAAACTTTACGTAAGCACGGTGCTTTAGAATACACAATCGTTGTAACTGCATCTGCTTCACAACCAGCGCCATTATTATACTTAGCACCATTTGCTGGTGTATCTATGGCTGAAGAGTTCATGTTAGATGGTAAACACGTATTAATCGTGTATGATGACTTAACTAAACAAGCATCAGCTTACCGTGAGCTTTCATTATTATTACGTCGTCCTCCAGGTCGTGAAGCTTACCCTGGTGACGTATTCTACTTACACTCACGTTTATTAGAGCGTGCAGCGAAGTTAAACGAAACTTACAAAAACGGTTCTATTACGGCGCTTCCATTCGTAGAAACGCAAGCGGGCGATATCTCTGCATATATCCCAACAAACGTAATTTCAATTACAGATGGTCAGATCTTCTTACAATCTGACTTATTCAACTCTGGTGTACGTCCAGCAATCAACGCAGGTTTATCAGTATCACGTGTAGGTGGTTCTGCTCAAATCAAAGCAATGAAAAAAGTAGCTGGTACATTACGTCTTGACTTAGCATCATTCCGTGAGTTAGAGTCATTCGCTCAATTCGGTTCTGATTTAGACGCAATCACACTTAAAAAATTAGAGCGTGGTAAACGTACAGTTGAAGTTTTAAAACAAGACTTAAACAAGCCACTTAAAGTTGAAAAACAAGTAGCGATCCTTTATGCATTAACTAAAGGTCACTTAGATGATATTCCAGTACAAGACATCGTTCGTTTTGAAAACGAATTCTTAAGCTGGTTAGATTCAAACCACACAAACGTTTTAGATCACGTTCGTACAACTAAAGAACTTGCTCCAGATGCTGAGTATATCGAAGCAATTAACGCATTCAAAAAAACTTTCGCTAAATCTGAGTAA
- the atpE gene encoding F0F1 ATP synthase subunit C — translation MVGSVGLLAAAIAIGLAALGAGIGNGLIVSKTVEGIARQPEARGALQTVMFIGVALVEALPIIAVVIAFIVMNK, via the coding sequence ATGGTAGGTTCAGTAGGTTTATTAGCAGCAGCAATCGCAATCGGTTTAGCAGCACTAGGTGCAGGTATTGGTAACGGTTTAATCGTTTCAAAAACAGTAGAAGGTATCGCTCGTCAACCAGAAGCACGTGGCGCACTTCAAACAGTTATGTTCATCGGGGTTGCGTTAGTAGAAGCATTACCGATCATCGCAGTAGTAATCGCATTCATCGTAATGAACAAATAG
- the atpG gene encoding ATP synthase F1 subunit gamma, which produces MVNLREIKGRINSTKSTKQITKAMQMVSSSKLRRAEQNAKAYVPYMEKIQDVVGAIAAGTKDIGHPMLTVRPVKKTAYLVIGSDRGLAGAYNSSILREVQNTINSRHKSKDEYVVLAVGRVVRDYFVKRGHNVIADVVALPDQPSFADIKEIARNAVGMFTDGTYDELYMYYNHFVSAIANEVTVKKVLPLTDIAPSSSNAAYEFEPSGEAILEVLLPQYAESLIYGAVLDGKASEHSARMTAMKNATDNANDLIADLSLQYNRARQAAITQEITEIVGGAAALE; this is translated from the coding sequence GTGGTAAACTTACGCGAAATTAAAGGTCGTATTAACTCTACAAAGTCTACGAAACAAATCACAAAAGCAATGCAGATGGTTTCTTCTTCAAAGTTACGTCGTGCAGAGCAAAACGCTAAAGCTTACGTTCCTTACATGGAAAAGATCCAAGACGTAGTAGGTGCAATCGCAGCAGGTACAAAAGACATTGGACACCCAATGTTAACTGTGCGTCCTGTTAAGAAAACAGCTTACTTAGTTATCGGTTCTGACCGTGGTTTAGCAGGTGCTTACAACTCAAGCATTTTACGTGAAGTTCAAAATACAATTAACTCACGTCACAAGTCTAAAGACGAGTACGTAGTATTAGCAGTAGGTCGTGTTGTTCGTGATTACTTTGTAAAGCGTGGACACAACGTTATCGCAGATGTAGTTGCTCTACCAGACCAACCATCATTTGCTGATATTAAAGAAATCGCACGTAATGCTGTTGGTATGTTCACTGATGGTACGTATGATGAACTTTATATGTACTACAATCACTTCGTATCAGCAATCGCTAATGAAGTGACTGTGAAAAAAGTTCTTCCTTTAACTGATATTGCACCGTCATCAAGCAATGCTGCATATGAATTCGAGCCATCAGGCGAAGCAATTCTTGAAGTATTATTACCTCAATATGCAGAAAGCTTAATTTACGGCGCGGTATTAGACGGAAAAGCGAGTGAACATTCAGCGCGTATGACAGCAATGAAAAACGCTACAGACAATGCCAACGATCTTATTGCAGACCTTTCTCTACAATACAACCGTGCACGTCAAGCGGCGATTACACAAGAAATTACAGA
- the wecB gene encoding non-hydrolyzing UDP-N-acetylglucosamine 2-epimerase, which yields MTNKYKVMTIFGTRPEAIKMAPLVLELQKHPEQIESIVTVTAQHRQMLDQVLETFKITPDYDLNIMKDRQTLVDVATNALIGLDRVMKEAKPDIVLVHGDTATTFIGSLAAFYNQIAIGHVEAGLRTGQKYSPYPEEMNRQLTGVMADLHFSPTEQSRENLLKENKPAEAIFVTGNTAIDALKTTVSENYTHPVLEKMGTDRMILLTAHRRENLGEPMRNMFRAIMRLLAEHEDVQIVYPVHMNPAVREVANEILGDNPRVHLIEPLEVFDFHNFAARSFMILTDSGGVQEEAPSLGKPVLVLRDTTERPEGIAAGTLKLAGTDEEVIYTMAKELLTNQAAYDKMAHASNPYGDGFASQRIVETLIKHAKL from the coding sequence ATGACTAACAAATATAAAGTAATGACAATTTTTGGTACGCGCCCTGAGGCAATTAAAATGGCGCCGCTTGTATTAGAACTTCAAAAACATCCAGAACAAATCGAATCAATCGTTACCGTTACTGCACAGCACCGTCAAATGCTTGACCAAGTGCTTGAAACATTCAAAATTACCCCAGACTATGACTTAAATATTATGAAAGATCGCCAAACGTTAGTGGACGTGGCTACAAACGCATTAATTGGCTTAGATCGTGTTATGAAAGAGGCAAAACCGGATATAGTACTTGTACATGGTGATACCGCAACAACCTTTATAGGAAGCTTAGCGGCATTCTATAACCAAATTGCAATTGGTCACGTAGAAGCAGGTTTACGTACGGGTCAAAAATACTCTCCATATCCAGAAGAAATGAACCGTCAATTAACAGGAGTTATGGCAGATCTACACTTCTCGCCAACTGAGCAATCACGCGAAAACTTATTAAAAGAAAATAAGCCTGCTGAAGCAATTTTTGTAACAGGTAATACGGCAATTGATGCATTAAAAACGACAGTAAGCGAAAACTATACACACCCAGTGCTAGAAAAAATGGGTACGGATCGCATGATTCTATTAACTGCGCACCGTCGTGAAAACTTAGGGGAGCCAATGCGCAATATGTTCCGTGCAATCATGCGCTTACTAGCTGAACATGAGGATGTACAAATAGTGTATCCAGTGCACATGAACCCAGCTGTGCGTGAAGTAGCAAACGAAATTTTAGGGGACAATCCACGTGTACATTTAATCGAGCCGTTAGAAGTGTTTGACTTCCATAATTTCGCGGCACGTTCATTTATGATTTTAACGGATTCGGGTGGGGTACAAGAAGAAGCGCCATCTCTAGGTAAGCCGGTACTTGTATTACGCGACACAACAGAGCGCCCAGAAGGTATTGCAGCAGGTACATTAAAGCTTGCAGGGACTGATGAAGAAGTGATATACACAATGGCAAAGGAATTACTAACGAATCAAGCGGCCTATGACAAAATGGCACATGCCTCAAATCCGTATGGTGATGGATTTGCTTCTCAACGAATTGTAGAAACACTAATTAAACACGCTAAGTTATAG
- the upp gene encoding uracil phosphoribosyltransferase, whose translation MSKVYVFDHPLIQHKLTYIRDKETGTKEFRELVDEVATLMAFEITRELPLEEIEVETPVTKAKAKVLSGKKIAIVPILRAGIGMVDGVLKLIPAAKVGHIGLYRDPETLKPVEYYAKLPADVEERDFIIVDPMLATGGSAVEAINSLKKRGAKSIKFMCLIAAPEGVEEIQKNHPDVDIYIAALDEKLNDHGYIVPGLGDAGDRLFGTK comes from the coding sequence GTGAGCAAAGTATACGTATTTGACCACCCGTTAATTCAACATAAGTTAACTTATATTCGAGATAAAGAAACAGGTACAAAAGAATTCCGTGAGTTAGTTGATGAAGTAGCAACATTAATGGCATTCGAAATTACACGTGAATTACCATTAGAAGAAATTGAAGTGGAAACGCCAGTTACAAAAGCGAAAGCAAAAGTTCTATCAGGTAAGAAAATTGCTATCGTGCCAATTTTACGCGCTGGTATCGGGATGGTAGACGGGGTATTAAAATTAATCCCTGCCGCAAAAGTAGGTCACATTGGTCTTTACCGTGATCCAGAAACGTTAAAACCAGTAGAATATTATGCAAAACTTCCAGCAGATGTGGAAGAGCGTGATTTCATCATTGTTGACCCAATGTTAGCAACAGGTGGTTCAGCAGTAGAGGCTATTAACTCACTGAAAAAACGTGGTGCGAAAAGTATTAAGTTCATGTGCTTAATCGCTGCTCCAGAAGGTGTAGAAGAAATTCAAAAAAATCACCCAGATGTAGATATTTACATCGCAGCTCTAGATGAAAAATTAAATGATCACGGTTATATCGTACCTGGCTTAGGTGACGCAGGTGACCGTTTGTTCGGCACAAAATAA
- a CDS encoding ATP synthase subunit I — translation MLNLHHMFAMQKKAFFFLLAICALGWGFSPYDSIFAGIALGAFFGTYNFWILVRRMEKFDRSMSEGTKAPSIGMAYRFFSGVAAVAIAISLPQYFHLISTVIGLMIPYIFLVIERIVHQNKSH, via the coding sequence ATGCTAAATTTGCATCACATGTTCGCAATGCAGAAAAAGGCGTTCTTTTTTTTGCTTGCTATTTGTGCGTTAGGCTGGGGATTTTCGCCATATGATTCGATATTTGCTGGTATAGCCCTAGGTGCTTTCTTTGGTACGTATAACTTTTGGATATTAGTTCGACGTATGGAAAAATTTGACCGTTCCATGAGTGAAGGGACAAAAGCACCATCTATAGGCATGGCATATCGCTTTTTTTCAGGTGTTGCCGCAGTCGCAATCGCAATATCGTTGCCACAATATTTCCACTTAATAAGCACGGTCATTGGGCTCATGATTCCGTACATCTTTTTAGTAATAGAAAGAATTGTACACCAGAATAAAAGCCATTAA
- a CDS encoding F0F1 ATP synthase subunit delta — translation MSQSTVANRYAQAIFELASQQNLLSEVGADLKEIKEVLASNDEFMALLTAPKISADRKKELIAQILTGAQPIVVNMVQFLIEKKRLNELSAVAEQFQALAAAAQGAADAKVFSTRELTEQERAEISAAFGKLVGKETLNITNIIDASLIGGVRVQIGNYIFDSTVASKLEDLKKVLVG, via the coding sequence ATGAGTCAATCGACTGTAGCAAATCGCTATGCTCAAGCAATATTTGAATTAGCGTCTCAGCAAAACTTACTTTCAGAAGTGGGTGCAGATTTAAAAGAGATCAAAGAAGTATTAGCTTCAAACGATGAGTTTATGGCATTACTTACTGCTCCAAAAATCTCAGCTGACCGCAAAAAAGAGCTTATCGCCCAAATCTTAACTGGTGCTCAGCCAATCGTTGTAAACATGGTTCAATTTTTAATTGAAAAGAAACGTTTAAACGAATTATCAGCTGTAGCTGAACAGTTTCAAGCATTAGCAGCAGCTGCTCAAGGCGCTGCAGATGCAAAAGTATTCTCTACTCGTGAATTAACTGAACAAGAGCGTGCAGAAATTTCTGCTGCTTTCGGTAAATTAGTAGGTAAAGAAACACTTAATATTACAAACATTATCGATGCGTCACTAATCGGTGGCGTACGCGTTCAAATTGGCAACTATATTTTCGACAGCACTGTAGCATCTAAGCTAGAGGACTTAAAAAAAGTATTAGTTGGTTAA
- the atpB gene encoding F0F1 ATP synthase subunit A, with protein MNHTAPEFDLDLGFITLTFNMSTVLTLFVSAVIVFLIAVTATRKLALKPTGMQNFMEWIMDFVKGIIKSNMDWKTGGRFHILGITLIMFIAVSNLLGLPLGGIVIGHDLWWKSPTADPVVTMTLASMILVLTHYYGIKMQGTGGYAKTFVQPMSFMFPLKVIEEFANTLTLGLRLYGNIYAGEILLGLLGGLAGASVLGFVGAIVPTMAWMGFSIFVGFIQAFIFTMLTMVYMAHKVSTDH; from the coding sequence ATGAATCATACAGCTCCAGAGTTCGACTTGGATTTAGGTTTTATAACACTTACGTTCAACATGTCTACAGTGTTAACTCTTTTTGTATCGGCAGTCATCGTATTTTTAATAGCAGTTACTGCAACGCGTAAATTAGCGTTAAAACCGACTGGAATGCAAAACTTCATGGAATGGATTATGGATTTCGTGAAGGGGATTATTAAGAGTAACATGGACTGGAAAACAGGTGGTCGCTTCCACATTCTAGGTATTACATTAATCATGTTTATCGCGGTATCAAACTTACTTGGTTTACCATTAGGTGGTATCGTTATCGGACATGATTTATGGTGGAAATCACCAACAGCCGATCCAGTCGTAACAATGACATTAGCGTCGATGATTTTAGTATTAACTCATTACTACGGTATTAAAATGCAGGGTACAGGTGGTTATGCAAAAACATTCGTCCAACCAATGTCATTCATGTTCCCTCTAAAGGTTATTGAAGAGTTCGCGAACACGTTAACTCTTGGTCTACGTCTTTATGGTAACATCTATGCCGGTGAGATCTTACTAGGTTTACTAGGTGGTCTAGCAGGCGCAAGTGTTCTAGGCTTTGTCGGTGCAATCGTACCAACAATGGCATGGATGGGATTCTCGATTTTCGTCGGGTTTATCCAAGCTTTCATTTTCACTATGTTAACGATGGTATACATGGCTCACAAAGTGAGTACAGACCATTAA